A window from Nitrospinota bacterium encodes these proteins:
- a CDS encoding methyltransferase domain-containing protein, translated as MAPIIKSRVRSGFDHGAKEYATAAVLQNQTAANLARWALALCPKGGMALDIGCGPGALSEKLAESGNFGRIVAVDISSAMTLAAREKLSKYRCVSIVQGDAEALPVKAGSCDIAVSNMVFQWLPDLKSAFSGIQSALKNKGRAEIVYLGENTFAEIRDAALSALANAGKKGSAGIFHPFPRQADVAKAARDAGLLPLETTSSIHTLEYRSVREMMLQLKMQGVQNNIGLSALGLGRRGVMASFAEEYAAMFGADGGIRLTYHVVRLSAVKQ; from the coding sequence GTGGCTCCCATAATTAAATCAAGGGTCCGCTCCGGTTTTGACCATGGGGCGAAAGAATACGCCACAGCGGCCGTTTTACAGAACCAGACCGCCGCAAACCTGGCCCGCTGGGCATTGGCGCTTTGCCCCAAAGGGGGCATGGCGCTGGACATCGGGTGCGGCCCCGGCGCCCTTTCTGAAAAACTCGCCGAATCGGGGAATTTTGGCCGCATCGTCGCCGTGGACATTTCCAGTGCAATGACGCTGGCCGCCCGTGAAAAACTTTCAAAATACAGATGCGTCTCCATAGTCCAGGGGGATGCGGAGGCGCTGCCGGTGAAGGCAGGTTCATGTGACATCGCAGTCTCGAACATGGTGTTCCAATGGCTGCCGGACCTGAAAAGCGCGTTTTCCGGCATACAGTCGGCGCTGAAAAACAAAGGCCGGGCGGAAATCGTATATCTGGGTGAGAACACCTTCGCCGAAATAAGGGATGCGGCTCTTTCCGCCCTGGCAAATGCGGGGAAAAAGGGAAGCGCCGGGATTTTCCATCCATTCCCCCGCCAGGCCGATGTCGCAAAGGCCGCGCGGGACGCCGGGCTTTTGCCGTTGGAGACCACGTCGTCCATTCACACTCTCGAATACCGGAGCGTGCGGGAGATGATGCTCCAGTTGAAAATGCAGGGGGTGCAGAACAACATCGGCCTTTCCGCGCTCGGCCTCGGGCGGCGGGGGGTGATGGCCAGCTTCGCGGAGGAATACGCCGCAATGTTCGGCGCGGACGGGGGGATACGGCTGACATACCATGTTGTCCGCTTAAGCGCAGTCAAGCAATGA
- a CDS encoding alpha/beta hydrolase, with protein sequence MDVFPVSQSGSGPALLMLHGWGQTGRAFSPLAGIIKDRLRVITADFPGHGSAKYLRGPYTLERFVKMTSDTMRESGAKDFHLLGWSMGGTVAAKYVLDAIEPKPRSLILLSATPAFVVHERNLGIGQHPAAVKKMERMIKSDPAAGLRDFIGRFFESGEIIDPARKEEIEDLLTGPDFPPDKDALLETLKDLAGTDFTSSPRPPGHPPVLIIYGSADKITPGGGQLRWRSVFDNITEIRLEGAGHAPHLTRTDETARAILDFAGSLE encoded by the coding sequence TTGGACGTTTTTCCTGTTTCACAGTCAGGCTCGGGCCCGGCGCTTTTAATGCTCCACGGCTGGGGACAGACCGGGCGCGCATTCTCGCCGCTGGCCGGTATTATAAAAGACCGGCTGCGCGTGATCACGGCCGATTTCCCAGGCCACGGCTCCGCAAAATATTTACGTGGGCCGTACACTTTGGAACGTTTCGTCAAAATGACCTCGGACACAATGCGCGAATCCGGCGCAAAGGACTTTCATTTGCTCGGTTGGTCGATGGGAGGGACTGTGGCCGCGAAATACGTCCTGGACGCAATTGAACCAAAGCCGCGGTCCCTCATCCTGCTTTCGGCCACACCCGCCTTTGTGGTCCATGAAAGAAACCTTGGTATAGGCCAGCATCCCGCCGCCGTGAAAAAGATGGAACGGATGATCAAAAGCGACCCAGCCGCCGGGCTGCGGGATTTTATCGGCCGGTTTTTCGAGTCCGGCGAAATAATTGATCCTGCGCGAAAGGAGGAAATTGAAGACCTTTTGACAGGCCCGGATTTTCCGCCGGACAAGGATGCGTTGCTTGAAACATTAAAGGACCTGGCCGGTACTGACTTCACATCGTCCCCCCGTCCCCCCGGTCACCCGCCTGTGTTGATAATTTACGGCTCGGCTGATAAAATCACGCCCGGCGGCGGTCAGTTGCGGTGGCGATCCGTGTTTGACAACATAACTGAAATCAGGCTGGAAGGCGCCGGCCATGCCCCACATCTGACCAGGACCGATGAAACGGCCCGCGCCATACTCGATTTTGCCGGTTCTTTGGAGTGA
- a CDS encoding DegT/DnrJ/EryC1/StrS family aminotransferase: protein MKVDFFRHNITTQDRKALDRTLRGLFISTGSEVRLFEEKFAEYLHLPHCVGVTSATAALHLALEALGVGKGDEVITTPMSFIATANAIMHAGAKPVFVDVEADTGNMAAANIEKAITKKTRAILPVHLYGQMCDMKAISRIARARKLVVVEDAAHAVEARRDGAAPGQLGDAAAFSFYATKNITSGEGGAVTVKTQKLRDILRKTRTHGMSRDAAERYGRKFAHYDMDIYGWKYNMSNIQAALLLNQMDRIEANLEKRQRVWALYLKELAGWDGLGFPAIRDGARSAMHLFTVWVPPQNRDTVLRRMEDNGIGVSAHFLPIHLMRFYRETFGFKQGMFPNAEAIGAKVVTLPFYPGLKPAQVRYVAATLKNILATL from the coding sequence ATGAAGGTAGATTTTTTCCGCCACAACATCACCACGCAGGACAGGAAAGCCCTGGACAGGACCCTGCGGGGGCTTTTCATCTCCACAGGTTCGGAGGTGAGATTGTTCGAGGAAAAGTTCGCGGAATACCTTCATCTCCCCCATTGCGTGGGGGTCACCAGCGCCACCGCCGCGCTGCACCTTGCGCTGGAGGCGCTCGGCGTGGGAAAGGGGGACGAAGTGATCACCACCCCCATGTCCTTTATCGCCACGGCAAACGCCATTATGCACGCGGGGGCAAAGCCCGTTTTTGTGGATGTGGAGGCGGACACGGGGAACATGGCCGCCGCCAATATCGAAAAGGCCATCACAAAAAAGACCAGGGCCATCCTTCCCGTCCACCTTTACGGCCAGATGTGCGACATGAAGGCGATCAGCCGCATCGCCCGCGCCCGCAAGCTTGTTGTGGTGGAGGACGCTGCCCACGCCGTGGAGGCCAGGCGCGACGGGGCCGCCCCGGGCCAACTGGGGGACGCGGCGGCATTTTCGTTCTACGCCACGAAAAACATCACAAGCGGCGAGGGGGGCGCGGTGACCGTGAAGACCCAAAAGCTTCGGGACATCCTTCGCAAGACCCGCACCCACGGCATGAGCCGCGACGCGGCGGAACGCTACGGCAGGAAATTCGCCCATTACGACATGGACATCTATGGATGGAAATACAACATGTCCAACATCCAGGCGGCGCTGCTTTTAAACCAGATGGACAGGATCGAGGCCAACCTGGAAAAACGCCAGCGTGTATGGGCGCTTTATTTGAAAGAGCTTGCTGGGTGGGATGGACTGGGATTCCCGGCGATCCGGGATGGCGCCCGCTCGGCGATGCATCTATTTACCGTGTGGGTCCCGCCGCAAAATCGGGACACTGTTCTGCGCCGGATGGAGGACAACGGGATCGGCGTTTCCGCCCACTTCCTGCCGATCCACCTTATGCGCTTTTACCGCGAGACTTTTGGATTCAAACAAGGGATGTTTCCCAACGCCGAGGCCATCGGCGCCAAAGTTGTCACCCTTCCGTTCTATCCGGGGCTGAAACCGGCACAGGTCCGGTATGTGGCCGCCACGCTGAAGAATATACTGGCCACCCTTTGA
- a CDS encoding endonuclease MutS2 — MKFDIAKTASLLGMETVVESLLARTDTQGGRELVMAVRPAHDAGEAERLLDQTGAMLNLITGRRDFDIEPVGDIPGLLGKARKGRALSGAEIVSFAPLLRTAERIKIIFAAEGIGEESPIWTDMPAVHGLAGLIEESLDDEGNVIPTATPEIERLFETVNSMRRSIREKAEALIRDTSLASMLQDEFVTLRENRFVLPVRAEHKNHIEGIIHDSSNTGQTFFIEPKALVDLNNRLKTAEMELTAEIEKLLAELSGMIAEEADAIETMYVSVTRLDFIAGRARLARDYSMARPVFGERLDIKRAVNPMMAMEGKIAEPNDIALPEGKRILVISGPNTGGKTVALKTVGLLSSMAKTGLFITAAEGSRMPFYGDIFADIGDSQSITENLSTFSAHLTVINNILNRAGKGSLVLLDELMVSTDPKEGSALAVAALDRLAAMGADVVVTTHFGEIKTLAQFSPEYHNVSMEFDTLKMRPTYRMISGAPGASSAIAVAEKLGMDAGIISAARARLEGGDERIEKAMDELREQTQRLNKAAREAETLRAEADRLKVEAQKLKDELAAQKEELAKTAKRKISADVAAARGEISMLIEEARKAAGEKESLGKARERLEKIAAQARQAAAPDEVVRREELRAGDEIYVLPLEKKGTLDSDPADGKVEVTVGAMRVTVNLTDVIGVARAGKMKRKAPGRDRPVGHGIGGSDAAAETPELDIRGMRADDGIDELIKFLDVAYGGELRELRIIHGKGTGALRTAVREYLAGSPYIAEFRTGGPREGGDGVTVVKLRG; from the coding sequence ATGAAGTTTGATATCGCCAAAACAGCGTCCCTGCTGGGAATGGAGACGGTCGTAGAATCCCTATTGGCCCGGACGGACACGCAGGGGGGCAGGGAGCTTGTGATGGCCGTCCGCCCCGCGCACGACGCCGGGGAAGCCGAACGCCTGCTAGACCAGACCGGCGCCATGCTAAACCTCATCACGGGCCGGCGCGATTTTGACATCGAGCCTGTTGGGGACATTCCGGGCCTATTGGGCAAGGCCCGCAAAGGGCGTGCGCTATCAGGAGCGGAGATTGTCTCATTCGCGCCTCTATTGCGGACGGCGGAACGGATAAAGATCATTTTCGCCGCGGAGGGAATCGGCGAGGAGAGCCCCATATGGACCGATATGCCCGCCGTCCACGGCCTGGCCGGATTGATAGAAGAATCGCTGGACGACGAGGGGAATGTGATCCCCACGGCCACCCCGGAAATCGAGCGGCTTTTCGAAACCGTGAATTCCATGCGCCGCTCCATCCGGGAGAAGGCGGAGGCGCTGATCCGCGACACCTCCCTTGCCTCCATGTTGCAGGACGAGTTCGTCACCTTGCGGGAAAACCGTTTCGTCCTTCCGGTCCGGGCGGAGCATAAGAATCACATCGAAGGGATCATCCACGACTCGTCGAACACCGGCCAGACTTTCTTCATCGAGCCAAAGGCGCTGGTGGACCTGAACAACAGGCTGAAGACTGCGGAGATGGAGTTGACAGCCGAAATAGAAAAGCTGCTGGCCGAGCTGTCCGGGATGATCGCCGAAGAGGCGGACGCTATTGAGACGATGTACGTTTCCGTCACCCGGCTGGACTTCATCGCCGGGCGGGCAAGGCTGGCCCGGGATTACTCCATGGCCCGCCCCGTGTTCGGGGAGAGGCTGGATATAAAGAGAGCGGTGAACCCGATGATGGCGATGGAAGGGAAGATCGCGGAGCCCAACGACATCGCCCTGCCGGAGGGGAAAAGGATACTGGTCATATCCGGCCCGAACACGGGGGGCAAGACCGTGGCGCTAAAGACCGTGGGGTTGCTCTCCTCTATGGCGAAAACCGGGCTGTTCATCACCGCCGCCGAGGGGTCGCGCATGCCGTTCTATGGCGATATCTTCGCCGACATAGGCGACAGCCAGTCCATCACCGAAAACCTCTCCACCTTCTCGGCCCATCTTACGGTGATCAACAACATCTTAAATCGCGCCGGAAAAGGATCGCTTGTGCTGCTAGACGAGCTTATGGTGAGCACGGATCCGAAGGAAGGGAGCGCGCTTGCGGTGGCGGCGCTGGACAGGTTGGCTGCGATGGGGGCGGACGTGGTGGTGACCACCCATTTTGGCGAGATAAAGACACTGGCGCAGTTTTCGCCGGAATACCACAACGTCTCCATGGAATTCGACACGCTGAAAATGCGCCCGACCTACAGGATGATAAGCGGCGCGCCGGGGGCAAGCTCCGCCATCGCGGTGGCGGAAAAGCTGGGGATGGACGCCGGGATCATAAGCGCCGCCCGGGCCAGGCTCGAAGGGGGGGACGAGCGGATAGAAAAGGCGATGGACGAGCTTCGCGAACAGACGCAACGGCTCAACAAGGCTGCGCGGGAGGCGGAGACCTTGCGGGCCGAGGCAGATCGCTTGAAGGTGGAGGCGCAAAAGCTCAAGGACGAGCTCGCCGCTCAAAAGGAAGAACTGGCCAAGACCGCCAAACGCAAAATATCGGCCGACGTGGCGGCCGCGCGGGGGGAAATATCCATGTTGATCGAGGAGGCTAGAAAGGCGGCGGGAGAAAAAGAGTCCCTTGGCAAGGCAAGGGAAAGGCTGGAGAAGATCGCCGCCCAGGCCCGGCAGGCCGCCGCCCCGGATGAAGTGGTAAGGCGGGAAGAATTGCGCGCCGGGGACGAAATTTATGTGCTGCCGCTGGAGAAGAAGGGGACGCTGGATAGCGACCCGGCCGATGGGAAGGTGGAAGTGACTGTGGGGGCGATGCGCGTGACGGTGAACCTCACCGACGTTATCGGCGTTGCCCGCGCGGGGAAGATGAAAAGAAAGGCTCCCGGGCGAGATCGTCCGGTGGGCCATGGAATTGGGGGCTCCGACGCGGCCGCCGAAACGCCGGAACTGGACATACGCGGCATGCGCGCGGACGACGGGATAGACGAGCTTATAAAATTCCTGGATGTGGCCTATGGCGGAGAACTTCGGGAGCTGCGGATAATCCACGGCAAAGGGACCGGTGCGTTGCGCACGGCTGTGCGGGAATATCTGGCCGGATCGCCATATATCGCCGAATTCCGGACTGGCGGACCGAGGGAAGGGGGCGACGGGGTGACGGTGGTGAAGCTTAGGGGGTGA